The Pseudanabaena sp. PCC 6802 genomic interval GGTTTAACCCGCATTAATGGCGGCGGTCGCACGTTGATGCCAGGGTTGATAGACAACCATACCCATATCATGATGACGATCGTCTCGCAGGCAGAACTACTCTCTCCCAACACCACGCTTGAGGTAATCGATCGGAAAGCGGAAACCGCAGCAAAAGAAATGCTACTGCGCGGATTTACCAGTATTCGTGACATGGCAGGCCCAGCTTTTGGACTTAAACGGAACATCGACAAGGGGGCTGAGATCGGGCCGCGCATCTGGCCTTCAGGGGCAATGATCTCACAAACCAGCGGACATGGCGACTTCCGTACGCTCAAGGAACTTCCAAGATCGGCTACTACACCTCTCAGTCGCGGGGAATTGTTGGGAGCGGGTGCGATCGCCGATGGGGTAGATGAAGTCCTCCGCAGAACTCGCGAACAACTCATGCAAGGTGCCACTCAGATTAAGCTGGCAGCAGGTGGCGGTGTGGCATCGGACTACGACCCCCTGGATGTCAGCCAGTACACGGAATCAGAATTTCGGGCTGCCGTTGAAGCTGCTGATAATTGGAATACCTACGTGACAGTTCATGCTTACACGCCAAAGGCTATTCAGACGGCGATTCGTGCGGGGGTTAAGTGCATCGAACACGGGCAATTGATGGACGAACTGACAGCGAAAATTATGGCTGAGAAAGGAATCTGGCTCAGTATGCAACCATTTCTCGACGATGAGGATGCCATTCCATTCCCAGAAGGGTCACCCAATCGCGCTAAACAATTACAGATGACTCAGGGCACTGACACTGCCTATAAACTTGCCAAGAAATACAATCTCAAGACTGCCTGGGGTACCGATACGTTATTTGATGCCAAATTGGCTACCCGTCAAGGTGTGCAACTTGCAAAACTGGCACGCTGGTATACCCCCTTTGAAGTGCTGAAAATGGCAACGAGTACGAATGCTGAATTGCTTGCTTTATCTGGCCCCCGCAATCCCTATCCCGGCAAGTTGGGCGTTGTCGAAGAAGGCGCGCTTGCCGACCTGCTGTTGGTAGATGGCAATCCCATAGAAGACATCAAGCTAATCGAGAATCCGGCGCACAACTTCAAAGTGATTATGAAGGATGGCAAGATTTACAAGAACTCGCTCGCATAGCCATTTTTAGCTATAGCAGTTTTCAGATGAGAACGAGAAGGGGGTTTGGGGGCGCTGCCCCCAAGAAGGGGAGGCAGGGCGGTCTTGGGGGTTCCCCGCTAGAGCCACTGCCGTGTGGAACCCCTTCACCCCGTCAATAAAACCTGTTCTCAATCGACTTACAGATTTGCTGGGAGCTGAAAGCTACGATCGCCTTGGGAAAAACCTGCTTGCGACTGGACTCTATCTAAATCTGCCAGGATAGGGATATCATGTATGTTGAATTGCCCCCCGCGATCGGGAATGTCATCTGAATCTGTAATGGCAAACGGCGGTTTGCCCCTATTTAACTCATACAGGAAAAACAATGGTCACCCCAAAATTAGCTCGTGTCGGATTGCTCCTCCTTTCGGTATTATCCTTGACAGGAGCGATCGCTCCTACCGCTTTTGCTCAAAGAGTTCAACTCCTCGGTCAGGCCAGACTCTCGTTTAGAGAAAACGACCTGGATGTTTTGAAGT includes:
- a CDS encoding metal-dependent hydrolase family protein, which encodes MRFRYGLILGALLLAVIGFATQIGLVRSQPAQTSQPTSTLFENVRIFNGTSAQLSAPSSVLVVNNKIEKISTGSIAAPSDTGLTRINGGGRTLMPGLIDNHTHIMMTIVSQAELLSPNTTLEVIDRKAETAAKEMLLRGFTSIRDMAGPAFGLKRNIDKGAEIGPRIWPSGAMISQTSGHGDFRTLKELPRSATTPLSRGELLGAGAIADGVDEVLRRTREQLMQGATQIKLAAGGGVASDYDPLDVSQYTESEFRAAVEAADNWNTYVTVHAYTPKAIQTAIRAGVKCIEHGQLMDELTAKIMAEKGIWLSMQPFLDDEDAIPFPEGSPNRAKQLQMTQGTDTAYKLAKKYNLKTAWGTDTLFDAKLATRQGVQLAKLARWYTPFEVLKMATSTNAELLALSGPRNPYPGKLGVVEEGALADLLLVDGNPIEDIKLIENPAHNFKVIMKDGKIYKNSLA